One genomic region from Magallana gigas chromosome 3, xbMagGiga1.1, whole genome shotgun sequence encodes:
- the LOC105340202 gene encoding leukocyte receptor cluster member 1 homolog isoform X2: MNILHHKSWHVRNKNNIERVRRDEEKAALEEKERQRKIALAEQEARTEFLRVKSRKHIEDAGNSSNQVDSGKSEERSQESAVSTFGAGALSEDIYSGKHINFFKETDGMVVSDRKNAEHEADKKKEQEEWEKKVGILTYLGQSSNETSASWYNQRKRKHEDEEEDCSYEKRKREKNRKLQDHLDPIRQMDCYLEKKKHKDKDEKHKKHKKKKHRQEREKSSSKHKTSSSKQKPKASIEQLRAERLKREMEERQRTAQLLAKHRGEKTEPKSQEVSEREQTYNSQFNPELARKPRRKAHMTYD; the protein is encoded by the exons atgaatattcttCATCACAAAAG TTGGCATGTTCGTAATAAGAACAACATCGAAAGAGTCAGACGAGACGAAGAGAAGGCAGCACTTGAAGAGAAAGAGAGACAGCGCAAAATTGCCCTTGCT GAGCAAGAAGCTAGGACTGAGTTTCTACGCGTGAAGTCAAGAAAACACATAGAGGATGCAGGAAATAGCTCCAATCAAGTGGACAGTGGCAAATCAGAAGAGAGAAGTCAAGAATCAGCAGTGTCCACATTTGGGGCAGGTGCCCTCTCAGAAGACATCTATTCTGGCAAACACATCAACTTCTTCAAAGAAACAGATGGG ATGGTTGTATCAGACCGGAAGAACGCAGAGCATGAAGCAGACAAGAAAAAGGAACAAGAAGAATGGGAGAAAAAAGTGGGCATTTTGACCTATTTGGGTCAAAGTTCAAATGAAACATCAG CATCTTGGTATAATCAACGGAAACGGAAGCATGAAGACGAAGAAGAGGATTGCAGTTATGAAAAACGGAAAAG AGAAAAGAATCGCAAGTTACAGGATCACTTGGATCCCATCAGACAAATGGACTGCTATCTTGAAAAGAAGAAACACAAAGATAAAGATGAAAAG CATAAGAAACACAAAAAGAAGAAACACAGACAGGAAAGAGAAAAATCATCAAGCAAACATAAAACTTCTTCATCAAAACAAAAGCCTAAAGCCTCAATAGAACAGCTTAGGGCAGAGAGATTGAAACGGGAGATGGAAGAGAGACAAAGGACTGCACAGTTACTGGCAAAGCACCGAGGGGAAAAAACAGAGCCAAAATCACAAGAGGTCTCAGAGAGGGAGCAGACATATAACTCGCAGTTCAATCCAGAGTTAGCAAGGAAGCCCAGGAGGAAGGCACACATGACTTACGATTGA
- the LOC105340202 gene encoding leukocyte receptor cluster member 1 homolog isoform X1, protein MNILHHKSWHVRNKNNIERVRRDEEKAALEEKERQRKIALAEQEARTEFLRVKSRKHIEDAGNSSNQVDSGKSEERSQESAVSTFGAGALSEDIYSGKHINFFKETDGMVVSDRKNAEHEADKKKEQEEWEKKVGILTYLGQSSNETSASWYNQRKRKHEDEEEDCSYEKRKSREKNRKLQDHLDPIRQMDCYLEKKKHKDKDEKHKKHKKKKHRQEREKSSSKHKTSSSKQKPKASIEQLRAERLKREMEERQRTAQLLAKHRGEKTEPKSQEVSEREQTYNSQFNPELARKPRRKAHMTYD, encoded by the exons atgaatattcttCATCACAAAAG TTGGCATGTTCGTAATAAGAACAACATCGAAAGAGTCAGACGAGACGAAGAGAAGGCAGCACTTGAAGAGAAAGAGAGACAGCGCAAAATTGCCCTTGCT GAGCAAGAAGCTAGGACTGAGTTTCTACGCGTGAAGTCAAGAAAACACATAGAGGATGCAGGAAATAGCTCCAATCAAGTGGACAGTGGCAAATCAGAAGAGAGAAGTCAAGAATCAGCAGTGTCCACATTTGGGGCAGGTGCCCTCTCAGAAGACATCTATTCTGGCAAACACATCAACTTCTTCAAAGAAACAGATGGG ATGGTTGTATCAGACCGGAAGAACGCAGAGCATGAAGCAGACAAGAAAAAGGAACAAGAAGAATGGGAGAAAAAAGTGGGCATTTTGACCTATTTGGGTCAAAGTTCAAATGAAACATCAG CATCTTGGTATAATCAACGGAAACGGAAGCATGAAGACGAAGAAGAGGATTGCAGTTATGAAAAACGGAAAAG TAGAGAAAAGAATCGCAAGTTACAGGATCACTTGGATCCCATCAGACAAATGGACTGCTATCTTGAAAAGAAGAAACACAAAGATAAAGATGAAAAG CATAAGAAACACAAAAAGAAGAAACACAGACAGGAAAGAGAAAAATCATCAAGCAAACATAAAACTTCTTCATCAAAACAAAAGCCTAAAGCCTCAATAGAACAGCTTAGGGCAGAGAGATTGAAACGGGAGATGGAAGAGAGACAAAGGACTGCACAGTTACTGGCAAAGCACCGAGGGGAAAAAACAGAGCCAAAATCACAAGAGGTCTCAGAGAGGGAGCAGACATATAACTCGCAGTTCAATCCAGAGTTAGCAAGGAAGCCCAGGAGGAAGGCACACATGACTTACGATTGA